The following are from one region of the Strix aluco isolate bStrAlu1 chromosome 30, bStrAlu1.hap1, whole genome shotgun sequence genome:
- the ZNF687 gene encoding zinc finger protein 687 gives MGDMKTPDFDDLLAAFDIPDIDTNEAIHSGHEEADAHIKPVPGEPGPPDHVLPHADITAVSVIVKNTVCPEQLDALDGRSKDGHVIGPRLLQNGFGATEMPRSPTSRSVEAVASSNGECWVKEKGPKPLDIFSHFSPDPNEDNAANLIDRPRECKPKEKSLAVPSLSPSPTPSLDCKEPMGESTENLPPAFPQPFETSQAGGANGSPPTIPCIKKEESDSEEVGREASPKGLAAALADSPLDHLKSVTVRYSTDDSPIAAWPGSDPNLDSSTSNLPEVKRSPASPREPFFKPSSPVVQSPRLPPSPKQLDNITLKEEQEILEKSMGSPQSMSSAEEEEEEEDNNNDSPSSNSSRPLKVRIKTIKTSCGSITRTVTRVSSDSEPGSTKGPAEQSSQEAALEAAGFSASAEKEEGIVLEVPKEKMELSSPLKTIEGPKIVSVQLGNGTKLKGTVLPVSTIQNASSAMLIAASVAQQKSVVLPAKTGKAVAKNIINLVPQTLPKADTRTNISTVTQTTTITTTANQKVNGTTVVMVQPQKPSPTIAGTVISRSQSSLVEAFNKILNSKNLLPTYKPNLNPPADASLTLPPFGYRCLECGDSFALEKSLARHYDRRSMRIEVTCNHCTKRLVFFNKCSLLLHAREHKDKGLVMQCSHLVMRPIALDQMIGQPDITPLVSVTSFPAGKVTGVAQDALATANGAQDLPILPLSSSSEQSNYSCFRCLECKEQCKDKAGLAAHFQQAAATGTTSSTVCSTCPMIMSNRCSFNAHQRMHKNRPPHVCPECGGNFLLANFESHLKEACLHFSRRVGYRCPSCAVVFGGVNSIKSHIQTSHCEVFHKCPICPMAFKSAPSAHAHVYTQHPGFSNQQSKMIYKCAMCDTVFTHKPLLSSHFDQHLLNQRVSVFKCPDCPLLFAQKRTMLEHLKNTHQPQKPKEDLAKKAAVLLTPKQEPVETPVSKISEESSSSTEEDEPPSSPELRKTKRSRFQRKTVNKSKGSGWTCGVCHSWFPERDEYVSHMKKDHGKSVKKFPCHLCERSFCSAPSLRRHVRVNHEGIKRVYPCRYCTEGKRTFSSRLILEKHIQVRHGIKVTDQTKSQEVVIARIGTGTAQVSGRKRKLSSDEGDSCSEEPDSTTPPSKNPKGDRKAPFRCRKCGYLASSSADFQEHIPQHRTDESSHQCRECGLCFTSQVSLNRHRFITHKKKKGAAEMEEPGPRSPLEGGAQHVADGKLSCKVCGRGFDSQLNLKTHFRTHGMAFIRARQNASPEN, from the exons ATGGGTGACATGAAAACTCCAGATTTCGATGACCTTCTGGCAGCTTTCGATATTCCTGACATCGACACAAACGAGGCCATCCATTCCGGCCACGAGGAAGCTGACGCTCACATCAAGCCAGTCCCCGGGGAGCCGGGACCCCCAGACCACGTCCTCCCTCACGCGGACATCACCGCTGTCAGCGTGATCGTGAAGAACACCGTCTGCCCCGAGCAGCTCGATGCCCTGGACGGGCGCAGCAAGGATGGGCACGTCATCGGGCCCCGCTTGCTGCAGAATGGCTTTGGGGCCACCGAGATGCCCAGGTCCCCCACCTCCAGGTCCGTGGAAGCCGTGGCATCCTCCAACGGGGAGTGCTGGGTGAAGGAGAAAGGCCCCAAACCCCTGGATATCTTCTCCCACTTCAGCCCCGATCCCAACGAAGACAACGCTGCCAACCTGATCGACAGACCCCGGGAGTGTAAGCCGAAGGAGAAGTCCCTCGCCGTGCCCTCGCTCTCCCCGTCTCCCACCCCGTCGCTGGACTGCAAAGAGCCCATGGGAGAGAGCACCGAGAACCTGCCACCGGCTTTCCCACAGCCCTTCGAGACCAGCCAGGCTGGGGGTGCCAATGGGTCCCCTCCTACCATCCCCTGCATCAAGAAAGAGGAGTCCGACTCGGAGGAGGTGGGCCGCGAAGCCAGCCCGAAGGGTTTGGCTGCAGCCTTGGCTGACAGTCCCTTGGATCACCTGAAATCCGTCACCGTTCGCTACTCCACGGATGATTCTCCCATCGCGGCCTGGCCCGGTTCTGACCCCAACCTCGACAGCAGCACCAGCAACCTTCCTGAAGTGAAACGCTCGCCCGCCAGCCCCCGCGAGCCGTTCTTCAAGCCTTCCTCGCCGGTggtacagagccccagactccCCCCTTCTCCAAAGCAGCTGGACAACATCACCCTCAAAGAAGAGCAAGAAATTCTGGAGAAGTCGATGGGAAGTCCGCAGAGTATGTCCAGCgccgaggaagaggaggaggaagaagacaaCAACAACGATTCCCCTTCTTCCAATTCCTCACGGCCCCTGAAAGTGCGGATTAAAACCATCAAAACATCTTGTGGCAGCATCACCCGGACGGTGACCAGGGTCTCGTCGGATTCGGAGCCGGGTTCCACCAAGGGGCCGGCGGAGCAGAGCTCGCAGGAGGCTGCTCTCGAGGCTGCCGGCTTCTCGGCGTCggcagagaaagaggaagggattgTGCTGGAGGTGCCCAAGGAGAAAATGGAGCTCTCCAGCCCCTTGAAAACCATCGAGGGGCCAAAGATCGTCAGCGTTCAGCTCGGCAATGGCACCAAGCTCAAGGGCACTGTCCTGCCCGTCTCCACCATCCAGAACGCCAGCAGCGCCATGCTGATCGCTGCCAGCGTGGCTCAGCAGAAATCCGTGGTGCTGCCGGCCAAGACGGGGAAAGCCGTGGCCAAGAACATCATCAACCTGGTGCCCCAGACCCTGCCCAAAGCCGACACCAGGACCAACATCAGCACCGTGACGCagaccaccaccatcaccaccacggCCAACCAGAAAGTCAACGGCACCACGGTCGTGATGGTGCAGCCGCAGAAGCCTTCCCCCACCATCGCGGGCACTGTCATTTCCAGGAGCCAGTCCAGCCTCGTGGAAGCCTTTAACAAGATCCTCAACAGTAAGAACCTCTTGCCAACGTACAAACCCAACCTGAATCCTCCGGCCGACGCCAGCCTCACCCTGCCGCCCTTCGGTTACCGCTGCCTGGAGTGCGGGGACTCCTTCGCCCTGGAGAAGAGCTTGGCTCGCCACTACGACCGGCGAAGCATGCGCATCGAGGTGACCTGCAACCACTGCACCAAGCGCCTCGTCTTCTTCAACAAGTGCAGCTTGCTCCTGCACGCCCGCGAGCACAAGGACAAGGGCCTGGTGATGCAGTGCTCCCACCTGGTGATGCGGCCCATCGCGCTGGATCAGATGATCGGGCAGCCGGACATCACCCCCCTGGTCTCGGTGACCTCCTTCCCCGCCGGCAAAGTGACCGGCGTGGCTCAGGATGCCCTGGCCACGGCCAACGGCGCTCAGGACCTCCCCATCCTGCCTCTGAGCAGCAGCTCGGAGCAGAGCAACTACAGCTGCTTCAGGTGCCTGGAGTGCAAAGAGCAATGCAAGGACAAGGCCGGGCTGGCTGCCCATTTCCAGCAGGCAGCGGCCACGGGGACCACCAGCAGCACG GTTTGTTCGACGTGTCCCATGATCATGTCCAACCGCTGCAGCTTTAATGCTCATCAGCGGATGCACAAAAACCGGCCTCCCCACGTCTGCCCCGAGTGCGGAGGGAATTTCCTGCTGGCCAACTTCGAGAGCCACCTGAAGGAGGCCTGCCTGCACTTCTCCCGCAGAGTGGGGTACAG GTGTCCCAGCTGCGCCGTGGTCTTTGGCGGCGTCAACTCCATCAAGTCCCACATCCAGACGTCCCACTGCGAGGTGTTCCACAAGTGCCCCATCTGCCCCATGGCCTTCAAGTCGGCCCCCAGCGCCCATGCGCACGTCTACACGCAGCACCCCGGCTTCAGCAACCAGCAGTCCAA AATGATTTACAAGTGTGCGATGTGTGACACGGTCTTCACCCACAAGCCCTTGCTCTCCTCCCACTTCGACCAGCATCTGCTCAACCAGCGGGTCAGCGTCTTCAAGTGCCCCGACTGCCCGCTGCTCTTCGCCCAGAAGCGCACGATGCTGGAGCACCTCAAG AACACTCATCAGCCCCAGAAGCCCAAGGAAGACCTGGCAAAGAAGGCGGCCGTCCTGCTGACACCGAAGCAGGAGCCTGTCGAAACCCCCGTGTCCAAGATCTCGGAGGAGTCGTCGTCCTCCACGGAGGAGGATgagccccccagctccccggAGCTGCGCAAGACCAAGCGAAGCCGCTTCCAGCGCAAGACGGTCAACAAGTCCAAGGGCAGCGGGTGGACGTGCGGCGTTTGCCACTCCTGGTTCCCGGAGCGCGACGAATACGTCTCCCACATGAAGAAGGACCACGGCAAG TCGGTGAAGAAGTTCCCGTGTCACCTGTGCGAGCGCTCGTTCTGCTCCGCTCCCAGCCTCCGGAGACACGTGCGAGTGAACCACGAAGGGATCAAGCGCGTCTATCCCTGCCG ATACTGCACAGAGGGCAAACGGACCTTCAGCAGCCGGCTCATCCTGGAGAAGCACATCCAGGTGCGCCACGGCATCAAGGTGACCGACCAGACGAAGAGCCAGGAGGTCGTTATCGCCCGGATAGGGACCGGCACCGCGCAG GTGTCCGGTCGGAAGCGGAAACTGTCCTCGGACGAGGGCGACTCGTGCAGCGAGGAGCCCGACAGCACCACCCCTCCCTCCAAAAACCCCAAGGGCGACCGCAAGGCTCCGTTCCGCTGCCGAAAATGCGGTTACCTCGCCAGCAGCTCGGCCGACTTCCAGGAGCACATCCCCCAGCACCGGACTGACGAGAGCTCCCACCAGTGCCGGGAGTGCGGCCTCTGCTTCACCTCCCAGGTCTCCCTCAACCGCCACCGCTTCATCACCCACAAGAAGAAGAAGGGAGCGGCCGAGATGGAGGAGCCGGGGCCGCGGAGTCCCCTGGAAGGCGGCGCCCAGCACGTGGCCGACGGCAAACTCTCCTGCAAGGTCTGCGGCCGGGGCTTCGACAGTCAGCTCAACCTCAAGACGCACTTCCGCACCCACGGCATGGCCTTCATCCGCGCCCGGCAGAACGCCAGCCCCGAGAACTAG